The following coding sequences lie in one Candidatus Micrarchaeia archaeon genomic window:
- a CDS encoding uL15 family ribosomal protein yields the protein MTNRKDKRTKSYRGLGSHGAGNAKNRRGSGNRGGVGHAGLNKHKKTWMVKYAPDYFGNHGFVNPTKEELKVLNVFDIENLARKGSLEKRGTALHFTFEGKILGSGEIISPVNVQALGWSKKAEEKIKQAGGALSKLERPGKKEKAAKGQPAEKTGKKAA from the coding sequence ATGACCAACAGGAAAGACAAGCGCACGAAGTCGTACCGGGGCCTGGGAAGCCACGGCGCAGGCAACGCGAAGAACAGGAGGGGGAGCGGAAACCGCGGAGGCGTAGGCCATGCAGGGCTGAACAAGCACAAGAAAACCTGGATGGTCAAATATGCTCCGGACTATTTCGGCAACCACGGATTCGTTAATCCGACGAAGGAGGAGCTAAAGGTTTTAAATGTATTCGACATAGAAAACCTAGCCAGGAAGGGCTCCCTCGAGAAGAGGGGGACCGCGCTCCACTTCACGTTCGAAGGCAAGATTCTCGGCTCCGGCGAAATCATCTCTCCGGTCAATGTGCAGGCGCTCGGCTGGAGCAAGAAGGCCGAGGAGAAGATAAAGCAGGCCGGAGGCGCGCTGAGCAAGCTCGAGCGCCCGGGCAAGAAGGAGAAGGCCGCAAAGGGGCAGCCGGCAGAGAAAACCGGGAAAAAAGCGGCATGA